The Acropora muricata isolate sample 2 chromosome 5, ASM3666990v1, whole genome shotgun sequence genome includes a window with the following:
- the LOC136916071 gene encoding homeobox protein SIX6-like gives MESFENVTSVKSESTNLAFSADQIACVCDALRQSGDLERLARFLCSLPPNDLLNGSESVLKARAFVAFHRGRFREVYSILENHEFDPSSHEMLQDMWYKSHYCEAENLRGRALGAVDKYRIRRKYPLPRTIWDGEETVYCFKEKSRQLLKQCYEQNRYPAPQEKRLIAKQTGLTLKQVSNWFKNRRQRDRIPSNKSDESITKSLDSIGPESGGMVQGVILGENVVGSAEDVEIPPPLTKTEQELLNNCLYPSANLGAPSEAVQLVCVDMPNVCNGELNEEVISVKKEEEY, from the exons ATGGAGTCATTCGAGAACGTTACGTCAGTGAAAAGTGAGTCCACCAACTTGGCTTTCTCGGCGGATCAAATCGCTTGCGTTTGCGATGCATTAAGACAATCGGGTGATCTTGAAAGATTGGCTCGATTTCTGTGTTCACTCCCACCTAATGATCTACTCAACGGCAGCGAAAGCGTACTGAAAGCCAGAGCTTTCGTGGCATTTCACCGCGGGCGATTTCGTGAAGTATACTCAATACTGGAAAATCATGAATTTGATCCTTCCTCGCATGAAATGTTGCAAGATATGTGGTACAAGTCGCATTACTGCGAAGCTGAAAATCTTCGAGGCAGAGCACTGGGAGCTGTTGATAAATACAGAATTAGACGGAAGTATCCTCTGCCGCGGACGATATGGGATGGCGAGGAAACAGTATATTGCTTCAAAGAGAAGTCGCGTCAACTCTTAAAGCAATGCTACGAACAAAATCGTTATCCTGCACCGCAAGAAAAACGCCTGATTGCTAAACAGACTGGCTTAACGCTTAAACAAGTGAGCAATTGGTTCAAGAATAGGCGACAACGTGACCGAATCCCATCGAACAAAAG CGACGAGTCAATCACGAAAAGTCTGGATTCCATTGGTCCTGAATCTGGTGGAATGGTTCAAGGAGTCATTTTGGGTGAAAATGTCGTCGGCTCAGCGGAAGATGTAGAAATTCCACCGCCTTTGACGAAAACAGAGCAGGAGCTCTTGAACAATTGTTTGTATCCGTCTGCAAATCTTGGTGCCCCAAGCGAAGCGGTTCAATTAGTATGTGTTGATATGCCGAATGTGTGTAACGGAGAATTAAATGAAGAAGTTATTTCTgtaaaaaaagaggaagaatATTGA
- the LOC136916069 gene encoding uncharacterized protein, which produces MEEGNRDNRNGMAAREEGNEQFHDIDIDQPLAEFQVALNDIERASQNQGTISRSTSSEDEMDDLNEQFDRLQERNRQPRIRRDYLQRAADISGPLAELQVPGTNIGDNDTINTANGGAVASEDGRVGNESGSRGDAITTKKKKRCRKHYMDVAEQISGSLAGLHIPGTSDDRSFDEQSRHHFRVDEAVGYDPGTGSSLRRESFGYETSCRSEEPRLAQQESISEYNPNGSCFDSYSRSVLQHEELLATERDLTNGGSITKSASEQLSDCSPNVACGSGFEYEISRDSTSQIEARNDGEQRMQQGSRELACQESVSQHGVNDPCVSVSEFYRGKFDVFTDYSLPQTQDEVLESAHSTTCPIEGATGVAKCHKDERNIQPDSCQYQRDEEPSSKKSKLSEEMKSEKQWPFHNGRSDAQTSLPHSLNSEMLSIQATHLEFVAREEIHEFDLQNNWQHSRERNNDSLSSEFEQLNLEDNTSVETGIASDYSIGWRSDWNEGTQALPGGFEDGVSGCSGRLDSANCDNISRQNPGPYDLYSSTDAQGSVTVENSSGSGNSLASVESNACHKVLQDKSKVVKTNTKSAYRELAQNISGDLRAMNLQLDRTKDTKDRTEREQRPVNNLELCCGSTLPAGDTNDSLPFPLETDQGNEQEERRVTDPGRAGRSNNAVCDEMRVTPTTCDSSSANSNQRVASLKNETPEAAELRRTQIEEQQKSTDNMGPELQALVIEMMQRDANELGGGHVLYCGNSNPPVPRRLQSHRQGEDRRQGAAAHGSSQQSTGKKSGKKKKKTRHYKELAGLMAPELAALNATLTNGHGRGSGQLHGDEGTTIPYVAHQGAAGGSNNNDVREISRAESPANQRQQRGNRRSADGGRDSTRRPGKENKLPSQRHETKDDVTRSRSSQMAENTASSLQRFNSQLDEQQKQRALIHGAASPTPDEMGDGLVARNSSSERDGSSSSQGSPHNPLK; this is translated from the exons ATGGAAGAAGGAAATCGTGACAATAGAAATGGAATGGCTGCTCGTGAAGAAGGTAACGAGCAATTTCATGATATAGATATTGACCAACCATTAGCTGAATTTCAAGTTGCCTTGAATGATATTGAGAGGGCATCGCAAAACCAAGGAACAATAAGTCGAAGTACTAGTTCTGAAGATGAGATGGATGACTTAAATGAACAGTTTGATCGACTGCAAGAGAGGAATCGACAACCCAGAATACGTCGAGACTATTTACAGCGAGCTGCTGACATTTCTGGACCTTTGGCTGAGTTGCAAGTGCCAGGGACCAATATTGGTGACAATGATACTATTAATACTGCTAACGGCGGAGCAGTAGCAAGCGAAGATGGGAGAGTTGGAAATGAAAGCGGAAGTAGAGGAGACGCGATaacaacaaagaagaagaaaagatgTAGAAAGCATTATATGGATGTTGCAGAGCAGATATCTGGCTCATTAGCAGGGCTTCACATACCAGGGACCAGCGACGATAGATCTTTTGACGAACAATCAAGGCATCACTTTCGAGTTGATGAAGCGGTTGGATATGATCCAGGCACAGGTTCTTCGTTAAGACGCGAGAGCTTTGGTTATGAAACCTCTTGCCGCTCTGAAGAACCACGCCTTGCTCAACAAGAGTCGATTTCGGAGTACAACCCAAACGGTTCCTGTTTTGATAGCTATAGTCGATCGGTTTTGCAACACGAAGAGCTGTTGGCGACTGAACGGGATTTAACCAATGGTGGTTCTATCACAAAGTCAGCTTCGGAGCAACTATCAGATTGCAGTCCTAATGTGGCGTGTGGATCTGGTTTTGAATACGAGATCAGCAGAGACTCGACCTCACAAATTGAGGCGAGAAACGATGGAGAACAGAGAATGCAACAAGGGAGCAGGGAACTGGCCTGCCAGGAATCCGTTTCACAACACGGGGTAAACGATCCTTGTGTTTCAGTTTCAGAGTTTTACCGGGGTAAATTCGATGTCTTCACTGATTATTCATTGCCTCAGACACAGGACGAAGTCCTTGAAAGTGCACATTCAACTACATGTCCTATTGAAGGGGCAACAGGTGTCGCCAAATGTCACAAGGATGAGAGAAATATTCAACCAGACAGCTGTCAATATCAACGCGATGAAGAACCAAGTTCAAAGAAAAGCAAACTGAGTGAGgaaatgaaaagtgaaaaacaatgGCCCTTTCACAATGGAAGATCGGATGCGCAAACATCTTTACCCCACAGCTTAAATTCGGAGATGCTGTCAATACAAGCCACGCATCTCGAGTTCGTGGCAAGAGAAGAGATTCATGAATTTGATTTGCAGAACAACTGGCAGCATTCAAGAGAGAGAAATAATGACAGTTTGAGCTCTGAGTTTGAACAATTGAATCTCGAGGACAACACTTCGGTGGAAACGGGCATAGCGTCAGATTACTCGATTGGCTGGCGGTCAGATTGGAATGAAGGTACCCAGGCCTTACCCGGTGGCTTTGAAGATGGCGTCTCAGGATGCAGTGGTCGTTTAGATTCAGCGAATTGTGACAACATTTCCCGGCAAAATCCTGGACCTTATGACCTTTATTCAAGCACTGATGCCCAGGGCTCAGTTACCGTAGAAAATTCCTCAGGATCCGGTAACAGTTTAGCTAGTGTTGAGTCAAATGCATGCCACAAGGTGCTACAAGACAAGAGTAAAGTAGTTAAGACCAACACCAAGAGTGCGTACCGTGAGCTTGCTCAGAACATTAGTGGAGACTTACGTGCCATGAACTTACAACTGGACAGAACAAAAGACACAAAGGACAGAACGGAAAGAGAACAAAGGCCTGTCAACAATCTAGAGTTGTGTTGTGGTAGCACTTTGCCAGCCGGAGATACCAATGATTCTTTGCCTTTCCCATTGGAGACTGATCAAGGTAACGAACAAGAAGAAAGAAGAGTGACAGACCCTGGGCGAGCAGGTAGAAGTAACAACGCAGTTTGCGATGAGATGAGAGTCACACCAACGACGTGTGACTCAAGCTCTGCAAATTCTAACCAACGCGTAGCTTCCTTAAAAAACGAAACTCCTGAAGCCGCTGAGCTTCGAAGGACACAAATTGAGGAACAACAGAAATCTACCGACAACATGGGACCTGAACTTCAAGCACTAGTGATTGAAATGATGCAAAGAGATGCGAATGAATTAGGTGGTGGCCATGTGCTGTATTGCGGAAACTCAAATCCCCCGGTTCCCCGGAGGCTTCAATCTCATCGGCAGGGAGAAGATCGTCGCCAAGGAGCGGCGGCTCACGGATCTTCACAACAATCTACCGGCAAGAAATctggaaagaagaaaaagaaaacaagacacTATAAAGAGCTCGCGGGTTTAATGGCGCCGGAGCTTGCCGCTCTTAATGCAACGTTGACGAATGGGCACGGAAGAGGATCGGGACAATTGCATGGAGATGAAGGTACAACAATTCCTTACGTAGCTCACCAAGGAGCAGCCGGTGGCTCAAATAACAACGACGTCAGGGAAATTTCACGTGCTGAGTCTCCAGCCAATCAAAGACAGCAACGAGGGAACCGTAGGAGTGCGG ACGGAGGTCGAGATTCAACCAGAAGGCCTGGGAAGGAAAACAAGTTGCCGTCACAGAGGCACGAGACAAAAGATGACGTCACCAGAAGCCGTAGCTCGCAAATGGCGGAAAACACAGCATCATCTCTTCAAAGATTTAACTCTCAACTTGATGAACAGCAAAAGCAACGTGCTTTAATACATGGAGCTGCAAGCCCCACGCCAGACGAAATGGGCGATGGTTTAGTGGCGCGTAACAGCAGTAGCGAGAGGGATGGCAGTTCTTCGTCACAGGGTTCTCCTCACAATCCTTTGAAGTAG